One genomic segment of Cinclus cinclus chromosome 31, bCinCin1.1, whole genome shotgun sequence includes these proteins:
- the POLR3C gene encoding DNA-directed RNA polymerase III subunit RPC3 isoform X2, producing MTQAELRLCSLLLQEHFGEIVEKVGNSLLRTGPRPLRLLVGDTGLLPDQVKKALCVLIQHNLVRYEVQPRGCVEYEARSERILRILRYPRYIYTAKTLYGDPGELLVEELLLHGLLPMSFAVSRVADRLTETMEDGKTMDYTEVSSTFVRLADTHFIQRCPIVPESPQNTKAPPPPAPALAIAEKDMYVVPRLSLVGKGKRRNSCDEEEEGEYKAKRQKQERGSSETPPDDGIYWQVNLERFHQHFRDQALVSAVASRMDQTSSEVVRTMLRMSEVTTASGASHTQPLSSNEVGPWKALGSWYPLESLDVPSFFCCRYSDLFQLGTTLESRFWTSTWRSWLMIRWSLWGSQGTAAGAPTPSVSFARSLVFPGEKHSQALELSFTSAPTDLHKALVSLATATLESIVEERFGSRCARIFRLLLRKKHLEQKQVEDFAMIPAKEAKDMLYRMLSENLVSLQEIPKTPDHAPSRTFYLYTVNVMAAARMLLHRCYKSSFLLQDPGVTALSLVMPQGWQ from the exons ATGACGCAGGCGGAGCTAcggctctgctccctcctgctccaggagcacttCGGGGAGATCGTGGAGAAAGTCGGGAACTCCCTGCTCCGGACAGGACCGCGGCCGCTGCGGCTCCTGGTGGGGGACACCGGGCTGCTCCCGGATCAG GTGAAAAAGGCCCTTTGTGTCCTAATCCAGCACAACCTGGTGCGGTATGAGGTGCAGCCCAGGGGGTGTGTGGAATACGAGGCACGAAGTGAGCGGATCCTGCGGATCCTGCGCTACCCCCGTTACATTTACACAGCCAAGACGCTCTATGGGGACCCgggggagctgctggtggaggAACTTCTGCTTCATGGGCTCCTTCCCATGAGCTTTGCTGTTTCCAGGGTCGCAGATCGCCTCACTGAAACCATGGAAG ATGGGAAAACCATGGATTACACAGAAGTGTCCAGCACGTTTGTGCGCCTGGCAGATACCCACTTCATCCAGAGGTGCCCGATAGTCCCGGAGAGCCCCCAGAACACCAAGGCACCGCCACCCCCTGCACCAGCCCTGGCCATCGCCGAGAAGGACATGTACGTCGTGCCTCGGCTCAGCCTTGTTG GGAAAGGGAAGCGGAGAAACTCGTgtgatgaggaagaggagggggagTACAAGGCCaaaaggcagaagcaggagAGAGGAAGCTCAGAG ACTCCCCCAGACGATGGCATTTACTGGCAAGTCAACCTGGAGCGCTTTCATCAGCACTTCCGTGACCAGGCTCTGGTCAGTGCTGTGGCCAGCCGCATGGACCAG ACCAGCAGTGAGGTGGTGCGGACCATGCTGCGCATGAGCGAGGTGACCACAGCCTCGGGTGCATCCCACACGCAGCCACTCTCCTCCAATGAGGTGGGTCCTTGGAAGGCCCTGGGAAGCTGGTATCCCTTGGAATCCCTTGATGTTCCCAGTTTTTTCTGCTGTAGATATTCCGATCTTTTCCAGCTGGGTACAACATTGGAAAGCAGGTTCTGGACCAGTACCTGGCGCTCCTGGCTGATGATCCG CTGGAGTTTGTGGGGAAGTCAGGGGACAGCGGCGGGGGCACCTACACCGTCAGTATCCTTTGCGAGGAGCTTGGTGTTCCCAGGCGAGAAACATTCCCAAGCTCTGGAATTGTCCTTTACCTCAGCCCCTACAGACCTGCACAAGGCCCTGGTGTCCTTGGCCACGGCCACGCTGGAGTCCATCGTGGAGGAGAG GTTTGGCTCCCGCTGTGCCAGGATATTCCGCCTGCTCCTGCGCAAGAAGCACCTGGAACAGAAGCAGGTGGAGGATTTCGCCATGATCCCAGCCAAGGAAGCCAAGGACATGCTCTACAGGATGCTCTCAGAGAACCTGGTGTCCTTGCAG GAGATTCCCAAGACTCCGGACCACGCTCCATCCCGCACTTTTTACCTGTACACAGTGAATGTGATGGCCGCTGCTCGGATGCTGCTTCACAGGTGCTACAAG agctccttcctgctccaggATCCAGGTGTCACAGCCCTCTCCCTTGTGATGCCACAGGGGTGGCAGTGA
- the POLR3C gene encoding DNA-directed RNA polymerase III subunit RPC3 isoform X4 has translation MTQAELRLCSLLLQEHFGEIVEKVGNSLLRTGPRPLRLLVGDTGLLPDQVKKALCVLIQHNLVRYEVQPRGCVEYEARSERILRILRYPRYIYTAKTLYGDPGELLVEELLLHGLLPMSFAVSRVADRLTETMEDGKTMDYTEVSSTFVRLADTHFIQRCPIVPESPQNTKAPPPPAPALAIAEKDMYVVPRLSLVGKGKRRNSCDEEEEGEYKAKRQKQERGSSETPPDDGIYWQVNLERFHQHFRDQALVSAVASRMDQTSSEVVRTMLRMSEVTTASGASHTQPLSSNEIFRSFPAGYNIGKQVLDQYLALLADDPLEFVGKSGDSGGGTYTVNLHKALVSLATATLESIVEERFGSRCARIFRLLLRKKHLEQKQVEDFAMIPAKEAKDMLYRMLSENLVSLQEIPKTPDHAPSRTFYLYTVNVMAAARMLLHRCYKSVANLMERRQHEMRENKRLLEKSQRVEAILASMQATGAEAAQLHEVEEMITAPERQQLENLKRNVNKIDASENQVDETIFVLESFIESTMKRP, from the exons ATGACGCAGGCGGAGCTAcggctctgctccctcctgctccaggagcacttCGGGGAGATCGTGGAGAAAGTCGGGAACTCCCTGCTCCGGACAGGACCGCGGCCGCTGCGGCTCCTGGTGGGGGACACCGGGCTGCTCCCGGATCAG GTGAAAAAGGCCCTTTGTGTCCTAATCCAGCACAACCTGGTGCGGTATGAGGTGCAGCCCAGGGGGTGTGTGGAATACGAGGCACGAAGTGAGCGGATCCTGCGGATCCTGCGCTACCCCCGTTACATTTACACAGCCAAGACGCTCTATGGGGACCCgggggagctgctggtggaggAACTTCTGCTTCATGGGCTCCTTCCCATGAGCTTTGCTGTTTCCAGGGTCGCAGATCGCCTCACTGAAACCATGGAAG ATGGGAAAACCATGGATTACACAGAAGTGTCCAGCACGTTTGTGCGCCTGGCAGATACCCACTTCATCCAGAGGTGCCCGATAGTCCCGGAGAGCCCCCAGAACACCAAGGCACCGCCACCCCCTGCACCAGCCCTGGCCATCGCCGAGAAGGACATGTACGTCGTGCCTCGGCTCAGCCTTGTTG GGAAAGGGAAGCGGAGAAACTCGTgtgatgaggaagaggagggggagTACAAGGCCaaaaggcagaagcaggagAGAGGAAGCTCAGAG ACTCCCCCAGACGATGGCATTTACTGGCAAGTCAACCTGGAGCGCTTTCATCAGCACTTCCGTGACCAGGCTCTGGTCAGTGCTGTGGCCAGCCGCATGGACCAG ACCAGCAGTGAGGTGGTGCGGACCATGCTGCGCATGAGCGAGGTGACCACAGCCTCGGGTGCATCCCACACGCAGCCACTCTCCTCCAATGAG ATATTCCGATCTTTTCCAGCTGGGTACAACATTGGAAAGCAGGTTCTGGACCAGTACCTGGCGCTCCTGGCTGATGATCCG CTGGAGTTTGTGGGGAAGTCAGGGGACAGCGGCGGGGGCACCTACACCGTCA ACCTGCACAAGGCCCTGGTGTCCTTGGCCACGGCCACGCTGGAGTCCATCGTGGAGGAGAG GTTTGGCTCCCGCTGTGCCAGGATATTCCGCCTGCTCCTGCGCAAGAAGCACCTGGAACAGAAGCAGGTGGAGGATTTCGCCATGATCCCAGCCAAGGAAGCCAAGGACATGCTCTACAGGATGCTCTCAGAGAACCTGGTGTCCTTGCAG GAGATTCCCAAGACTCCGGACCACGCTCCATCCCGCACTTTTTACCTGTACACAGTGAATGTGATGGCCGCTGCTCGGATGCTGCTTCACAGGTGCTACAAG AGTGTGGCTAACCTGATGGAGCGAAGGCAGCATGAGATGCGGGAGAACAA GAGGCTCCTGGAGAAGTCCCAGCGTGTGGAGGCCATTCTGGCCTCCATGCAGGCCACAGGTGCtgaggcagcacagctgcacgAGGTGGAGGAGATGATCACAGCTCCTGAGCGGCAGCAGCTCGAAAACCTAAAACGCAACGTCAACAA GATCGATGCCAGTGAGAACCAGGTAGATGAGACCATCTTTGTGCTGGAGTCGTTCATTGAGAGCACCATGAAGAGGCCATGA
- the POLR3C gene encoding DNA-directed RNA polymerase III subunit RPC3 isoform X3 codes for MTQAELRLCSLLLQEHFGEIVEKVGNSLLRTGPRPLRLLVGDTGLLPDQVKKALCVLIQHNLVRYEVQPRGCVEYEARSERILRILRYPRYIYTAKTLYGDPGELLVEELLLHGLLPMSFAVSRVADRLTETMEDGKTMDYTEVSSTFVRLADTHFIQRCPIVPESPQNTKAPPPPAPALAIAEKDMYVVPRLSLVGKGKRRNSCDEEEEGEYKAKRQKQERGSSETPPDDGIYWQVNLERFHQHFRDQALVSAVASRMDQTSSEVVRTMLRMSEVTTASGASHTQPLSSNEVGPWKALGSWYPLESLDVPSFFCCRYSDLFQLGTTLESRFWTSTWRSWLMIRWSLWGSQGTAAGAPTPSVSFARSLVFPGEKHSQALELSFTSAPTDLHKALVSLATATLESIVEERFGSRCARIFRLLLRKKHLEQKQVEDFAMIPAKEAKDMLYRMLSENLVSLQEIPKTPDHAPSRTFYLYTVNVMAAARMLLHRCYKSVANLMERRQHEMRENKRLLEKSQRVEAILASMQATGAEAAQLHEVEEMITAPERQQLENLKRNVNKIDASENQVDETIFVLESFIESTMKRP; via the exons ATGACGCAGGCGGAGCTAcggctctgctccctcctgctccaggagcacttCGGGGAGATCGTGGAGAAAGTCGGGAACTCCCTGCTCCGGACAGGACCGCGGCCGCTGCGGCTCCTGGTGGGGGACACCGGGCTGCTCCCGGATCAG GTGAAAAAGGCCCTTTGTGTCCTAATCCAGCACAACCTGGTGCGGTATGAGGTGCAGCCCAGGGGGTGTGTGGAATACGAGGCACGAAGTGAGCGGATCCTGCGGATCCTGCGCTACCCCCGTTACATTTACACAGCCAAGACGCTCTATGGGGACCCgggggagctgctggtggaggAACTTCTGCTTCATGGGCTCCTTCCCATGAGCTTTGCTGTTTCCAGGGTCGCAGATCGCCTCACTGAAACCATGGAAG ATGGGAAAACCATGGATTACACAGAAGTGTCCAGCACGTTTGTGCGCCTGGCAGATACCCACTTCATCCAGAGGTGCCCGATAGTCCCGGAGAGCCCCCAGAACACCAAGGCACCGCCACCCCCTGCACCAGCCCTGGCCATCGCCGAGAAGGACATGTACGTCGTGCCTCGGCTCAGCCTTGTTG GGAAAGGGAAGCGGAGAAACTCGTgtgatgaggaagaggagggggagTACAAGGCCaaaaggcagaagcaggagAGAGGAAGCTCAGAG ACTCCCCCAGACGATGGCATTTACTGGCAAGTCAACCTGGAGCGCTTTCATCAGCACTTCCGTGACCAGGCTCTGGTCAGTGCTGTGGCCAGCCGCATGGACCAG ACCAGCAGTGAGGTGGTGCGGACCATGCTGCGCATGAGCGAGGTGACCACAGCCTCGGGTGCATCCCACACGCAGCCACTCTCCTCCAATGAGGTGGGTCCTTGGAAGGCCCTGGGAAGCTGGTATCCCTTGGAATCCCTTGATGTTCCCAGTTTTTTCTGCTGTAGATATTCCGATCTTTTCCAGCTGGGTACAACATTGGAAAGCAGGTTCTGGACCAGTACCTGGCGCTCCTGGCTGATGATCCG CTGGAGTTTGTGGGGAAGTCAGGGGACAGCGGCGGGGGCACCTACACCGTCAGTATCCTTTGCGAGGAGCTTGGTGTTCCCAGGCGAGAAACATTCCCAAGCTCTGGAATTGTCCTTTACCTCAGCCCCTACAGACCTGCACAAGGCCCTGGTGTCCTTGGCCACGGCCACGCTGGAGTCCATCGTGGAGGAGAG GTTTGGCTCCCGCTGTGCCAGGATATTCCGCCTGCTCCTGCGCAAGAAGCACCTGGAACAGAAGCAGGTGGAGGATTTCGCCATGATCCCAGCCAAGGAAGCCAAGGACATGCTCTACAGGATGCTCTCAGAGAACCTGGTGTCCTTGCAG GAGATTCCCAAGACTCCGGACCACGCTCCATCCCGCACTTTTTACCTGTACACAGTGAATGTGATGGCCGCTGCTCGGATGCTGCTTCACAGGTGCTACAAG AGTGTGGCTAACCTGATGGAGCGAAGGCAGCATGAGATGCGGGAGAACAA GAGGCTCCTGGAGAAGTCCCAGCGTGTGGAGGCCATTCTGGCCTCCATGCAGGCCACAGGTGCtgaggcagcacagctgcacgAGGTGGAGGAGATGATCACAGCTCCTGAGCGGCAGCAGCTCGAAAACCTAAAACGCAACGTCAACAA GATCGATGCCAGTGAGAACCAGGTAGATGAGACCATCTTTGTGCTGGAGTCGTTCATTGAGAGCACCATGAAGAGGCCATGA
- the POLR3C gene encoding DNA-directed RNA polymerase III subunit RPC3 isoform X1 codes for MTQAELRLCSLLLQEHFGEIVEKVGNSLLRTGPRPLRLLVGDTGLLPDQVKKALCVLIQHNLVRYEVQPRGCVEYEARSERILRILRYPRYIYTAKTLYGDPGELLVEELLLHGLLPMSFAVSRVADRLTETMEDGKTMDYTEVSSTFVRLADTHFIQRCPIVPESPQNTKAPPPPAPALAIAEKDMYVVPRLSLVGKGKRRNSCDEEEEGEYKAKRQKQERGSSETPPDDGIYWQVNLERFHQHFRDQALVSAVASRMDQTSSEVVRTMLRMSEVTTASGASHTQPLSSNEIFRSFPAGYNIGKQVLDQYLALLADDPLEFVGKSGDSGGGTYTVSILCEELGVPRRETFPSSGIVLYLSPYRPAQGPGVLGHGHAGVHRGGEVWLPLCQDIPPAPAQEAPGTEAGGGFRHDPSQGSQGHALQDALREPGVLAGDSQDSGPRSIPHFLPVHSECDGRCSDAASQVLQELLPAPGSRCHSPLPCDATGVAVTVPMSSHGVLQCSPTHLCLVLTCFFPRVWLT; via the exons ATGACGCAGGCGGAGCTAcggctctgctccctcctgctccaggagcacttCGGGGAGATCGTGGAGAAAGTCGGGAACTCCCTGCTCCGGACAGGACCGCGGCCGCTGCGGCTCCTGGTGGGGGACACCGGGCTGCTCCCGGATCAG GTGAAAAAGGCCCTTTGTGTCCTAATCCAGCACAACCTGGTGCGGTATGAGGTGCAGCCCAGGGGGTGTGTGGAATACGAGGCACGAAGTGAGCGGATCCTGCGGATCCTGCGCTACCCCCGTTACATTTACACAGCCAAGACGCTCTATGGGGACCCgggggagctgctggtggaggAACTTCTGCTTCATGGGCTCCTTCCCATGAGCTTTGCTGTTTCCAGGGTCGCAGATCGCCTCACTGAAACCATGGAAG ATGGGAAAACCATGGATTACACAGAAGTGTCCAGCACGTTTGTGCGCCTGGCAGATACCCACTTCATCCAGAGGTGCCCGATAGTCCCGGAGAGCCCCCAGAACACCAAGGCACCGCCACCCCCTGCACCAGCCCTGGCCATCGCCGAGAAGGACATGTACGTCGTGCCTCGGCTCAGCCTTGTTG GGAAAGGGAAGCGGAGAAACTCGTgtgatgaggaagaggagggggagTACAAGGCCaaaaggcagaagcaggagAGAGGAAGCTCAGAG ACTCCCCCAGACGATGGCATTTACTGGCAAGTCAACCTGGAGCGCTTTCATCAGCACTTCCGTGACCAGGCTCTGGTCAGTGCTGTGGCCAGCCGCATGGACCAG ACCAGCAGTGAGGTGGTGCGGACCATGCTGCGCATGAGCGAGGTGACCACAGCCTCGGGTGCATCCCACACGCAGCCACTCTCCTCCAATGAG ATATTCCGATCTTTTCCAGCTGGGTACAACATTGGAAAGCAGGTTCTGGACCAGTACCTGGCGCTCCTGGCTGATGATCCG CTGGAGTTTGTGGGGAAGTCAGGGGACAGCGGCGGGGGCACCTACACCGTCAGTATCCTTTGCGAGGAGCTTGGTGTTCCCAGGCGAGAAACATTCCCAAGCTCTGGAATTGTCCTTTACCTCAGCCCCTACAGACCTGCACAAGGCCCTGGTGTCCTTGGCCACGGCCACGCTGGAGTCCATCGTGGAGGAGAG GTTTGGCTCCCGCTGTGCCAGGATATTCCGCCTGCTCCTGCGCAAGAAGCACCTGGAACAGAAGCAGGTGGAGGATTTCGCCATGATCCCAGCCAAGGAAGCCAAGGACATGCTCTACAGGATGCTCTCAGAGAACCTGGTGTCCTTGCAG GAGATTCCCAAGACTCCGGACCACGCTCCATCCCGCACTTTTTACCTGTACACAGTGAATGTGATGGCCGCTGCTCGGATGCTGCTTCACAGGTGCTACAAG agctccttcctgctccaggATCCAGGTGTCACAGCCCTCTCCCTTGTGATGCCACAGGGGTGGCAGTGACTGTGCCCATGTCCTCACATGGGGTTCTTCAGTGCTCCCCAACACACCTGTGCTTGGTACTCACCTGTTTCTTCCCCAGAGTGTGGCTAACCTGA